One genomic window of Campylobacter curvus includes the following:
- the recR gene encoding recombination mediator RecR, translating into MRKGLEKFNELVDAFGKLPGVGKKSAARFAYFVSMQDSFAGLRLAQCIEDAARFIKRCERCGGLSENEICDICADEARDKSMIAIVESPRDILVFEQNGIYEGLYFVLDEIDDGAINRLKSMIELNKATEIIFAFTPSLNTDALMLYVEDKLGMSELKFSKIAQGVPTGVSLENVDMLSLLKALESRTKA; encoded by the coding sequence ATGAGAAAAGGGCTAGAAAAATTCAACGAGCTAGTCGATGCTTTTGGCAAGCTTCCCGGCGTAGGTAAAAAATCAGCCGCCAGGTTTGCCTACTTTGTAAGCATGCAAGATAGCTTCGCAGGGCTCAGGCTGGCTCAGTGCATCGAGGATGCGGCTAGGTTTATAAAGCGATGCGAGCGATGCGGCGGGCTTAGCGAAAATGAAATTTGCGACATTTGCGCCGACGAAGCGCGAGATAAAAGCATGATAGCCATCGTCGAAAGCCCTAGAGATATCTTGGTTTTCGAGCAAAACGGGATCTACGAAGGGCTTTATTTCGTGCTTGACGAGATAGATGATGGCGCTATAAATAGGCTAAAAAGCATGATCGAGCTAAACAAAGCCACAGAGATCATCTTTGCCTTTACGCCGAGCCTTAACACCGATGCCTTGATGCTTTACGTCGAAGATAAGCTTGGCATGAGCGAGCTGAAATTTAGCAAGATCGCCCAAGGCGTGCCTACCGGAGTCAGCCTCGAAAATGTCGATATGCTCTCGCTTTTAAAAGCGCTTGAGAGCCGCACTAAGGCTTAA
- a CDS encoding ATP-binding response regulator, which translates to MKLRNYTLLLPILTVAAISAYMSYEFLGDIALSKHLNSDINKHFLLKNTTRAVILEHKAELDYSSDASAENMRILEKDRAFADKVVLELKNSAQKSNQTDELVKKIQSLRQNSKQEHQLYMNSFFYFFERINAVVAGDLALMDKISDPQSKIYITTLDLIHSDLNALNASLYHISQALQNGETISGKNVKKDLAPISADTFGAGLLPQESKAHISELLSAKQSADTHELNELRSKVFSDDGYEISQQDMLALDALEQEKFMLLLDISDVVAKDLQARNNVFSTQAYYKFSLAVLITFGLLCCAILLAKRLKELESIGSKIRYVQEEILKQERCDYAQTLQNFINFNKEILGKYERIGTFNKIKNSYLMRLNKALKSKYKQNLQSLAFLRKTYASSDQIKAIDILEENSASVSLNFENIKNVIDIENSDLELNVVNFDPQITFKSVLESKISDMTDKKINFVTYIDPSLNSMLEGDESKIKTAVSNLIIGALYQCNPYANIIVEIKDQTNNVQSGVTSLCVSVKNNADAMSKEQIDALLDADEDHEKNANELELYINIANMYLGLMDSRLAIDSTQGVGNEFRFVLKLARKEKIEILRYDKKLKIGFVLDANAEYNAFITKMLNDLGIKFESISNLKNLSEPQKYDTILMRESKNAPSGLKNLTVIKDPLTPIRLLQKLSNNASPGYSQKFIITKPQILICSANALSLEMLAYAFELYSVELTLKSGYDELADTLKNKHFDLIFTDMSLCKDDITHFANKFKKLKHTTQNAQTKTIGIVSNTSDVSMQQVMENFDECVKKPIDTRALTPILDKFIPNFKNFIIRECVLIKNEDIILCKKSDIENKIFGAALGEFSKNLSVAKGFSDLVSKMNKKPFGLILVDESVADFDMDALLGIVETFRERFSVDARMLVFSDKSYQSHAKSYIKALSPHISKIELANVIKNELNDMGKAQS; encoded by the coding sequence ATGAAGCTGCGAAACTATACGCTTTTACTCCCGATCCTCACCGTAGCCGCCATCAGCGCGTATATGAGCTATGAATTTTTAGGAGACATCGCCCTATCAAAGCACCTAAACAGCGATATAAACAAACATTTTTTACTCAAAAATACGACAAGAGCGGTCATTTTAGAGCATAAAGCAGAGCTTGATTACTCAAGCGATGCGTCTGCAGAAAATATGAGAATTTTAGAAAAAGATCGCGCATTTGCCGATAAGGTCGTGCTGGAGCTAAAAAATTCAGCCCAAAAATCAAACCAAACGGACGAACTCGTAAAAAAGATACAAAGCCTAAGGCAAAACTCCAAGCAAGAGCACCAACTATATATGAACTCGTTTTTTTACTTTTTCGAGCGTATAAACGCCGTGGTAGCCGGCGATCTTGCATTGATGGATAAAATTTCAGACCCTCAAAGCAAAATTTACATCACTACGCTAGATCTCATCCACTCTGATCTAAACGCCCTTAATGCGTCCTTGTATCACATCTCGCAGGCACTGCAAAACGGCGAAACGATAAGCGGTAAAAACGTCAAAAAAGATCTCGCTCCTATCAGCGCCGATACCTTTGGTGCGGGGCTACTGCCACAAGAGAGCAAGGCGCACATAAGCGAGCTACTTAGCGCCAAGCAAAGCGCCGACACACACGAGCTAAACGAGCTGCGCTCTAAGGTCTTTAGCGATGATGGATATGAAATTTCACAGCAAGATATGCTAGCACTTGATGCCCTTGAGCAAGAAAAATTCATGCTTTTGCTAGATATCTCTGACGTAGTCGCTAAGGATCTGCAAGCTAGAAACAATGTCTTTAGCACCCAGGCGTATTATAAATTTTCGCTTGCCGTGTTGATAACCTTTGGGCTGCTTTGTTGCGCTATTTTACTCGCTAAAAGGCTAAAAGAGCTTGAGAGTATAGGCTCTAAGATCAGATACGTCCAAGAGGAAATTTTAAAGCAAGAACGCTGCGACTACGCACAAACGCTGCAAAATTTCATAAATTTCAATAAAGAAATTTTAGGCAAATATGAGCGCATAGGCACGTTCAATAAAATAAAAAATAGCTATTTGATGCGCCTAAACAAGGCTTTAAAGTCAAAATACAAGCAAAATTTACAAAGCTTAGCCTTTTTACGAAAGACCTACGCCTCGAGCGATCAGATAAAGGCGATAGATATCTTGGAGGAAAACAGCGCGTCGGTATCGCTAAATTTTGAAAATATAAAAAATGTCATAGATATAGAAAATTCCGACCTTGAGCTAAACGTGGTGAATTTCGATCCGCAAATCACCTTTAAAAGCGTGCTGGAGTCCAAGATCTCAGATATGACTGACAAAAAAATAAACTTCGTAACCTACATAGACCCAAGCCTAAACAGCATGCTCGAAGGCGACGAGAGCAAGATAAAGACCGCCGTCTCAAACCTCATCATAGGCGCCCTATATCAATGCAATCCATACGCAAACATCATCGTAGAGATAAAAGATCAGACCAATAATGTGCAATCAGGCGTAACGAGCCTTTGTGTGAGCGTGAAAAACAACGCCGATGCGATGAGCAAGGAGCAAATAGACGCGCTTTTAGATGCGGATGAAGATCACGAAAAAAATGCAAACGAGCTTGAGCTTTACATAAATATCGCAAATATGTATCTAGGGCTCATGGATAGCCGCCTAGCCATCGACAGCACGCAAGGCGTGGGCAACGAATTTAGATTTGTCTTAAAGCTGGCTAGAAAAGAAAAGATCGAAATTTTGAGGTATGATAAAAAGCTAAAAATAGGCTTTGTCCTAGATGCAAATGCCGAATACAACGCATTTATCACCAAAATGTTAAACGATCTTGGTATAAAATTTGAAAGCATATCAAACCTCAAAAACCTAAGCGAACCACAAAAATACGACACGATCTTGATGCGCGAAAGCAAAAACGCGCCAAGCGGGCTTAAAAACCTAACCGTCATAAAAGACCCGCTCACGCCTATCCGCCTCCTACAAAAGCTCTCAAATAACGCATCACCCGGATATTCGCAAAAATTTATCATCACAAAGCCGCAGATCTTGATATGTAGCGCAAACGCCCTAAGCCTCGAGATGCTAGCATACGCCTTCGAGCTTTACAGCGTCGAGCTCACGCTAAAAAGCGGCTACGACGAGCTAGCTGACACACTAAAAAATAAGCATTTTGACCTGATCTTTACAGATATGTCGCTTTGCAAAGACGATATAACGCACTTTGCGAATAAATTTAAAAAACTAAAACACACGACGCAAAATGCGCAAACCAAGACGATCGGCATCGTATCAAACACTAGTGACGTCTCGATGCAGCAAGTGATGGAAAATTTCGATGAGTGCGTCAAAAAGCCGATCGATACGCGGGCTTTGACACCGATTTTAGACAAATTCATACCAAATTTTAAAAATTTCATCATCAGAGAGTGTGTCCTCATAAAAAACGAGGATATCATACTTTGCAAAAAGAGCGACATCGAAAATAAAATTTTCGGTGCGGCACTCGGAGAATTTAGTAAAAATTTAAGCGTAGCAAAGGGGTTTAGCGATCTGGTCTCAAAGATGAACAAAAAGCCCTTTGGGCTGATATTAGTCGATGAGAGTGTAGCGGACTTTGACATGGACGCGCTTTTAGGCATAGTGGAGACGTTTAGGGAGCGCTTTAGCGTCGATGCCAGGATGCTTGTTTTTAGCGATAAGTCGTATCAAAGCCACGCAAAAAGCTATATAAAGGCGCTTTCACCGCATATCAGCAAGATCGAGCTGGCAAACGTCATCAAAAACGAGCTGAACGATATGGGAAAAGCGCAGTCGTGA
- the uvrC gene encoding excinuclease ABC subunit UvrC: protein MLIDEIRSLPSLSGVYQYFDNQNRLLYVGKAKILKNRVKSYFKFTPELAASDKVSPRIAKMISEAVHLEYIVTPSEADALILENSFIKQLKPKYNILLRDDKTYPYIFINLNDEFPRFEITRKVVKGSNIRYFGPYFSGAGELLEALYLNFNLVQKSSCVKGKKACLFHQLGRCYAPCEGKISKEDYNKIVQDALAALQNPNLLIARLEELMHSYAKAENFEQAAATRDKIETLKNMQTKVEVDLAKLEDFEAYAVVSDKNMLCAVRFSVQNGKINGVKTTIAGAKGSTDEDVSEAYRHIILESFPAGQPVTTGKIYTLKSFEDAGLVEQILNERHKRKFSIVSPKIGDKRKICEIAAKNAEVSINKYLKTHDNKLLEEIKEYFSLTHTPYVIEAFDNSHLFGEANVAAMIRYSQGEWDKSGYRHMHVKAKNDYEQMKESLIARALRFDKLSPPDLWLIDGGEALLNLAREILASYGANVDVIAIAKEKVDAKAHRAKGEAKDKIYTPNGTFSLSPNDKKLQFFQKLRDESHRFVISFHRKTRQKEELQSSKLSRLGISPGSIAKLIGFYGSFDKIHEADLDEIAKVTNKSVAQKLAIMRGDANDRL from the coding sequence GTGCTGATTGACGAGATCAGGTCGCTACCTAGTTTAAGCGGCGTTTATCAGTATTTTGACAACCAAAACCGCCTGCTTTACGTCGGCAAGGCTAAAATTTTAAAAAATCGCGTCAAGAGCTATTTTAAATTTACGCCCGAACTGGCCGCGTCCGACAAGGTCAGCCCCCGCATAGCCAAGATGATAAGCGAGGCCGTGCATCTTGAATACATCGTGACCCCAAGCGAGGCCGACGCGCTGATACTTGAAAACTCCTTTATCAAGCAGCTAAAGCCAAAATACAACATCCTCCTGCGAGACGACAAGACTTATCCATATATTTTCATAAATTTAAACGACGAATTCCCGCGATTCGAGATCACCAGAAAAGTCGTCAAAGGCTCGAATATCCGCTATTTTGGGCCGTATTTTAGCGGAGCTGGCGAGCTACTGGAGGCACTTTATCTAAATTTCAACCTCGTTCAAAAAAGCTCTTGCGTCAAGGGCAAAAAGGCCTGTTTGTTCCACCAGCTGGGGCGCTGCTACGCTCCTTGCGAGGGAAAAATTTCAAAAGAAGACTACAACAAGATCGTGCAAGACGCCCTCGCCGCCCTTCAAAACCCAAACCTACTAATAGCCCGCCTCGAAGAGCTGATGCATAGCTACGCCAAGGCTGAAAATTTCGAGCAAGCCGCCGCTACGCGCGACAAGATAGAGACGCTAAAAAACATGCAGACAAAGGTCGAAGTGGATCTAGCAAAGCTCGAAGACTTCGAGGCTTACGCCGTAGTCAGTGACAAAAATATGCTTTGCGCGGTGCGTTTTAGCGTGCAAAATGGTAAGATAAACGGCGTAAAAACGACTATCGCAGGAGCAAAGGGCAGCACCGACGAGGATGTGAGCGAAGCGTATAGGCACATCATATTAGAGAGCTTCCCTGCGGGTCAGCCAGTCACCACGGGTAAAATTTATACCCTAAAAAGTTTTGAAGACGCGGGACTAGTAGAGCAGATACTAAATGAAAGACACAAGAGGAAATTTAGTATCGTCTCTCCAAAAATAGGCGATAAACGCAAAATTTGCGAGATAGCCGCCAAAAACGCGGAAGTGAGCATAAACAAATATTTAAAAACACACGACAACAAGCTACTTGAAGAGATCAAAGAGTATTTTTCCTTAACGCATACGCCCTATGTCATCGAAGCTTTTGACAACTCGCATCTTTTTGGCGAGGCAAACGTCGCTGCGATGATACGTTACTCGCAAGGAGAGTGGGACAAAAGCGGCTACAGGCACATGCACGTAAAGGCGAAAAACGACTACGAACAGATGAAAGAGAGCCTGATAGCTCGCGCTTTGCGCTTTGACAAGCTTAGCCCGCCCGATCTTTGGCTCATCGACGGAGGCGAGGCACTTTTGAATTTAGCCCGTGAAATTTTAGCCAGCTACGGAGCAAATGTCGATGTGATCGCCATCGCAAAAGAAAAGGTAGACGCCAAAGCTCACCGCGCAAAGGGCGAGGCGAAAGATAAAATTTACACGCCAAACGGCACATTTAGCCTAAGTCCGAACGACAAAAAGCTGCAATTTTTCCAAAAACTGCGCGACGAGAGCCACCGCTTCGTCATCAGCTTTCATAGGAAAACGCGCCAAAAAGAGGAGTTGCAAAGCTCGAAGCTATCGCGTCTTGGCATATCGCCCGGCAGCATAGCTAAATTAATCGGCTTTTATGGAAGTTTTGATAAAATCCACGAGGCCGACCTAGACGAGATCGCAAAGGTCACGAACAAAAGCGTAGCGCAAAAGCTCGCTATCATGAGAGGAGACGCAAATGATCGTTTATGA
- the dnaJ gene encoding molecular chaperone DnaJ translates to MEVDYYEILEISKNASGDEIKKAYRKLALKYHPDRNAGNKEAEDKFKLVNEAYQVLSDDKKREIYDRYGKEGLSGASGFGGFGADFDISDIFSSFFGDFAGRSGGRRKSADKYSVDLEIPITIEFHEAVFGCEKEIKYSHKTPCPDCHGTGSKDGKKQTCKHCGGRGQISRGNGFMSIVQECPYCNGTGEVAAEKCPTCGTSGYQEEEQSLKINIPEGVDSGMRMRIAGKGNVSPRGDVGDLYVSISVKEDEYFVRHNDDVYIEIPVFFTQAVLGESITIPTLRGKTELKLPIGAKDKQQFIFENEGVKGVNSKHIGRLIVQISIQNPKKLTAEQEELLKKLQDSFEVKSGSSVGGNESVFDKIKNWFKG, encoded by the coding sequence GTGGAAGTCGATTATTACGAAATTTTAGAGATATCCAAAAATGCCAGCGGCGATGAGATAAAAAAGGCGTATAGAAAGCTGGCGCTAAAATACCACCCCGATAGAAACGCCGGAAATAAAGAGGCGGAAGATAAATTTAAGCTGGTAAATGAAGCGTATCAAGTTTTAAGCGACGACAAAAAGCGTGAAATTTACGACAGATACGGCAAAGAGGGATTAAGCGGCGCATCTGGATTTGGCGGATTTGGCGCTGATTTTGACATCTCGGATATATTTAGCTCGTTCTTTGGGGATTTTGCAGGCAGGAGCGGCGGTAGGCGTAAAAGCGCAGACAAATACTCGGTAGATCTTGAGATCCCGATAACGATAGAATTTCACGAGGCGGTCTTTGGCTGCGAGAAAGAGATAAAATACTCGCACAAGACGCCATGCCCCGACTGTCACGGTACCGGCAGCAAAGACGGCAAAAAACAAACCTGCAAACACTGCGGCGGTAGAGGGCAAATTTCACGCGGAAACGGCTTTATGAGCATCGTGCAGGAGTGTCCGTATTGTAACGGCACCGGTGAGGTCGCAGCGGAGAAATGCCCGACTTGCGGCACTAGTGGCTATCAAGAAGAGGAGCAAAGCCTAAAAATAAACATCCCCGAAGGTGTGGATAGCGGTATGCGTATGCGAATAGCCGGCAAGGGCAATGTGAGTCCTCGCGGCGATGTGGGCGATCTTTACGTGAGTATAAGCGTCAAAGAGGACGAGTATTTCGTCCGTCATAACGACGATGTATATATCGAGATCCCGGTATTTTTCACGCAAGCGGTGCTTGGAGAGAGCATAACGATACCTACGCTTCGCGGCAAAACCGAGCTAAAGCTGCCAATCGGTGCAAAAGACAAACAGCAGTTCATTTTTGAAAACGAGGGCGTGAAGGGTGTGAATTCAAAGCATATCGGTAGGCTCATCGTGCAAATTTCCATACAAAACCCTAAAAAACTGACCGCAGAGCAAGAGGAGCTGCTAAAAAAACTTCAAGATAGCTTCGAGGTAAAAAGCGGCTCGAGCGTGGGCGGCAACGAGAGTGTTTTTGACAAGATAAAAAACTGGTTTAAGGGCTAA
- a CDS encoding response regulator transcription factor — MINVLMIEDDPEFAQILAEYLDSFNIKVTNFEDPYLGLSAGIKNFDLLILDLTLPGIDGLEVCKEIRQKYDIPIIISSARSDISDKVVGLHLGADDYLPKPYDPKEMYARIKSLIRRYKKTNEVQEEVVDSAFRIDEKRHEIYFNNESLTLTPAEYEILTYLIKQHSFSVSREQLVYNCKSLKDKDSKSLDVIIGRLRTKIGDSSKAPKHIFSVRGIGYKLIG; from the coding sequence ATGATTAACGTTTTAATGATAGAAGACGACCCGGAATTCGCTCAAATTCTGGCTGAATATCTTGATAGCTTTAATATAAAAGTAACAAATTTTGAAGACCCTTATTTAGGACTAAGCGCAGGCATCAAAAATTTCGACCTACTGATACTAGACCTCACTCTTCCTGGCATCGATGGACTTGAGGTTTGCAAGGAAATACGCCAAAAATACGATATCCCTATCATCATAAGCTCCGCACGCTCCGATATCAGCGACAAGGTCGTAGGGCTTCATCTAGGAGCGGATGATTATCTACCAAAACCATACGATCCAAAAGAGATGTATGCGCGTATCAAGAGTCTGATACGCCGCTACAAAAAGACCAACGAAGTACAAGAAGAGGTCGTAGACAGCGCCTTTAGGATAGACGAGAAGCGCCATGAAATTTACTTTAACAACGAGTCTTTGACGCTGACTCCGGCAGAGTATGAAATTTTGACATATCTCATCAAGCAGCACAGCTTTTCGGTATCTCGCGAGCAGCTGGTCTATAACTGCAAGAGCCTGAAAGACAAGGACTCAAAAAGCCTTGATGTCATCATCGGACGTCTGCGCACAAAAATCGGCGACAGCTCAAAAGCGCCAAAACATATATTTTCCGTAAGAGGTATAGGATATAAACTCATCGGATGA
- the nhaD gene encoding sodium:proton antiporter NhaD, protein MRILGLLGLFFALAFGADEVGESVNLATTWVGILSLIIFVVGYFFIATEENFHINKAKPAIFIGTFMFLLIGLYMLLNGMDVHPLQHEVDHLILEIAQIIFFLMVAMTYIEALIERDVFNALKYNLVSKGYTYKRLFWLTGILAFFISPVADNLTTALILSTVLITIDRHSTNFLVAGAINIVVAANAGGAWSPFGDITTLMVWAAGKAPFLDFFALFPASIIGWFVTAYLLSRIVPDGAPHFDATKEPKVVIKKGGKVVIALGAFTIFSAVMMHQLFHLPAMWGMMFGFSLLSLYTYIYKKTNKNEEPMHVFAYMSKIENDTLFFFFGILAAVGALHFVGFLNYAVSLYDKFGATAVNIGVGFLSAIVDNVPVMSAVLKSNPVMGADVAESMSQWLLVTLTAGIGGSMISFGSAAGVGVMGKLKGIYTFGAHMKYAWMVVAGYIVSLVVWYVQFEILHIYF, encoded by the coding sequence ATGAGGATATTGGGGCTTTTGGGCTTATTTTTTGCGCTTGCGTTCGGTGCGGACGAGGTAGGCGAGAGCGTAAATTTAGCCACGACCTGGGTCGGGATCTTATCGCTTATCATATTTGTCGTGGGGTATTTTTTCATCGCGACGGAAGAGAATTTCCACATAAACAAGGCAAAGCCAGCGATATTTATCGGCACTTTCATGTTCTTGCTGATCGGCCTTTATATGCTTTTAAACGGCATGGACGTGCATCCACTTCAGCATGAGGTCGATCATTTGATCCTTGAGATCGCTCAGATCATATTTTTCTTGATGGTCGCGATGACTTACATCGAGGCTTTGATCGAAAGAGACGTATTTAACGCACTAAAATATAATCTCGTCTCAAAAGGCTACACCTACAAAAGGCTCTTTTGGCTGACTGGAATTTTAGCCTTTTTCATAAGCCCGGTCGCCGATAACTTAACTACCGCGCTCATACTTTCTACCGTGCTCATTACGATCGATAGACATAGCACGAATTTCCTAGTTGCGGGTGCGATAAACATCGTCGTAGCCGCAAACGCAGGCGGTGCGTGGAGTCCTTTTGGCGATATTACGACATTGATGGTCTGGGCGGCTGGCAAAGCTCCATTTTTGGACTTTTTCGCACTTTTCCCGGCATCCATAATCGGTTGGTTCGTTACAGCCTATTTGCTCTCTCGTATTGTACCGGACGGTGCGCCTCATTTTGATGCGACCAAAGAGCCGAAGGTAGTCATCAAAAAAGGCGGCAAGGTCGTCATAGCACTGGGTGCATTTACTATTTTTTCAGCCGTCATGATGCATCAGCTCTTTCATCTGCCTGCGATGTGGGGCATGATGTTTGGCTTTTCGCTACTTAGCCTTTATACTTATATCTACAAAAAAACGAACAAAAACGAAGAGCCGATGCACGTTTTTGCCTATATGTCAAAGATCGAGAACGACACGCTGTTTTTCTTTTTCGGAATTTTAGCCGCCGTCGGTGCGCTGCATTTTGTCGGGTTTTTAAACTATGCCGTTTCACTTTATGATAAATTTGGCGCGACAGCCGTAAATATCGGTGTTGGCTTCCTCTCAGCTATTGTCGATAACGTCCCTGTGATGTCGGCGGTGCTAAAATCAAATCCTGTAATGGGCGCGGATGTAGCCGAGAGTATGAGCCAATGGCTGCTAGTGACCTTGACCGCGGGCATCGGAGGCTCGATGATTAGCTTTGGCTCGGCAGCTGGCGTGGGCGTCATGGGCAAACTAAAAGGAATTTACACCTTTGGCGCGCATATGAAATACGCTTGGATGGTCGTTGCGGGCTATATTGTATCGCTTGTGGTCTGGTATGTGCAGTTTGAAATTTTACATATTTATTTTTAA
- a CDS encoding ArsS family sensor histidine kinase — MKYSITTKITIIFAMAFSLMCLLFVTFANIQRESALEKLRDKQLSAMNYLLALYERANPPRDLEHYFKNFGLEYVGNKNLATSVANSGSPIFTKHTPLGIVQSMNYKDDLYLLIKNSSFQLLLESNEARHVNDPLWVAFLIVSALLISLYVSVLKSLLPLRKLSKDIRKFAGGNLDVVITTKSSENVQDEIGQVAMEFDNAVCKIRDLIRSRQLFLRAIMHELKTPIGKGRIVSEMVANDTQKMRLINVFERLEMLINEFSKVEQLLSKSYAINYQECHFSLILEQVQDMLMLDRFEERVTCDIKDDVLLRVDFQLFSLAIKNLIDNALKYADDKKAILVCDSDFIVIKNLGKRLEHPIDHYKQAFVRGEKTTVGSGMGLGLYIIEQICQMQKFDLLYEYDGGYHCFKISLHAQKKLAKS; from the coding sequence ATGAAATACTCCATCACGACCAAGATCACTATCATATTTGCGATGGCGTTCTCGCTGATGTGTTTGCTTTTCGTAACGTTTGCAAATATACAGCGAGAAAGCGCGCTGGAAAAGCTACGCGACAAACAACTAAGCGCGATGAACTATCTTTTGGCACTTTACGAAAGAGCCAATCCCCCAAGAGATTTGGAGCACTACTTTAAAAATTTCGGTCTTGAATACGTCGGAAATAAAAATTTAGCCACCTCGGTCGCAAACAGCGGCAGCCCGATCTTTACTAAGCACACGCCCCTTGGGATAGTGCAGTCGATGAACTACAAGGACGATCTTTACTTGCTCATAAAAAATTCCTCGTTTCAGTTGCTGCTTGAAAGCAACGAAGCCAGACATGTGAACGACCCGCTGTGGGTCGCGTTTTTGATCGTATCGGCACTACTCATCTCGCTTTACGTTTCGGTGCTAAAAAGTCTCTTGCCGCTTAGGAAACTCAGCAAAGACATCAGGAAATTTGCCGGTGGTAACTTGGACGTCGTCATCACTACCAAATCAAGCGAAAACGTACAAGACGAGATCGGGCAAGTCGCGATGGAATTTGACAACGCAGTTTGCAAGATCCGCGATCTCATACGCTCCAGACAGCTCTTTTTAAGAGCTATCATGCACGAGCTGAAAACCCCTATCGGCAAGGGTCGCATAGTCTCCGAGATGGTCGCGAACGATACGCAAAAGATGCGCCTCATAAACGTTTTCGAGCGGCTTGAGATGCTGATAAACGAATTTAGCAAGGTCGAGCAGCTACTATCTAAAAGCTACGCGATAAACTACCAAGAGTGCCACTTTTCGCTCATTTTAGAGCAAGTCCAAGACATGCTTATGCTAGATCGCTTCGAGGAGCGCGTGACCTGTGATATAAAGGACGATGTGCTTTTACGAGTGGATTTTCAGCTTTTTAGCCTCGCGATCAAAAATTTGATAGACAACGCCCTAAAATACGCCGACGATAAAAAAGCGATCTTGGTTTGCGACAGCGACTTCATCGTCATTAAAAATTTAGGCAAAAGGCTCGAGCATCCGATAGATCACTATAAGCAAGCCTTCGTTAGAGGCGAGAAGACCACCGTCGGCAGCGGCATGGGACTTGGACTATACATCATCGAGCAGATTTGCCAAATGCAAAAATTTGATCTTTTATACGAGTATGACGGCGGCTATCACTGCTTTAAGATCAGCCTGCACGCTCAAAAAAAGCTGGCTAAATCATGA